One Aspergillus oryzae RIB40 DNA, chromosome 2 genomic window carries:
- a CDS encoding 60S ribosomal protein eL20 (60S ribosomal protein L18A): MGRLTEYQVIGRHLPTEANPTPKLYRMRIFAPNTVVAKSRFWYFLTQLRKVKKANGEIVSLNVIPEKRHLKVKNFGIWIRYDSRSGTHNMYKEFREMSRTEAVEALYQDMAARHRARFGSIHILKVVEVDNADSIRRPYIKQLLQKDLKFPLPHRAAKSEGKKIFAYSRPATFA, from the exons ATGG GGCGTCTCACCGAGTACCAGGTCATCGGGCGTCATCTGCCCACCGAGGCTAACCCCACGCCCAAGCTTTACCGCATGCGCATCTTTGCGCCTAACACTGTCGTGGCCAAGTCCCGGTTCTGGTACTTCTTGACCCAGCTCCGTaaggtcaagaaggccaACGGTGAGATCGTCAGCCTCAATGTCATCCCCGAGAAGCGTCACCTGAAGGTCAAGAACTTCGGTATCTGGATCCGCTACGACTCTCGCTCCGGTACCCACAACATGTACAAGGAGTTCCGTGAGATGAGCCGTACCGAGGCTGTTGAGGCTCTCTACCAGGACATGGCTGCCCGCCACCGTGCCCGTTTCGGCTCCATCCAC ATCCTCAAGGTTGTTGAGGTCGACAACGCCGACTCCATCCGCCGCCCCTACATCAagcagctcctccagaaGGACCTCAAGTTCCCTCTGCCTCACCGTGCCGCCAAGTccgagggcaagaagatcTTCGCTTACTCTCGTCCTGCTACCTTCGCTTAA
- the csn12 gene encoding protein csn12 (transcription-associated recombination protein - Thp1p), protein MATIFEDFVQGQRIGSGPRLAAALTPVAPAEYPQRLQSFYRFSNAARVSSDLRYSLFQANGLKLPKQEQNAWIDIFSTYWTAVGEITKFTDSPSSASWVKVFNSWKDLANILIRGYTNFGLQAWTVPCLYIVGKYLRIFAMKADAELSSQDSVAFGDNFQDDIAADFEKSAKLEESARIINRMFTLCLSDRAPIEESRKWGIYNTTNLLFKTYFKINSVSLSKNLLRALNASSADLPDMEVFPKSHIVTFKYYVGLIHFLDENYAEVNSSPGLCRPLRLTLAFGQAEEHLAYAWNMCHKDAVKNKEMILSYLIPCHLVTTHTLPSKKLLAPFPRLEKLFRPLCNCIMKGDLNGFDNAMTAAEEEFVKRRIYLPLERGRDIALRNLFRKVFIAGGFEEPKDGQPPIRRTRVPVAEFAAALRIGTHADDRSRVDIDEVECLLSNLIYKVSSQIFLMWSMLRERPLGLMKGYIARERGMVVLSKGGTAFPGTGV, encoded by the exons ATGGCCACCATATTTGAAGACTTCGTTCAAGGCCAGCGAATTGGCTCTGGCCCTCgccttgctgctgctctCACTCCCGTTGCCCCCGCCGAGTACCCCCAACGACTCCAATCGTTCTACCGCTTCTCCAATGCCGCACGAGTATCCTCAGACCTCCgctattctctctttcagGCCAATGGGTTGAAGCTACCAAAGCAAGAACAAAATGCATGGATCGATATCTTCTCAACGTACTGGACCGCCGTCGGAGAGATCACCAAATTCACTGATTCTCCGTCAAGCGCGAGCTGGGTTAAGGTCTTCAACTCTTGGAAGGACTTGGCAAATATTCTCATTAGGGGCTATACGAACTTCGGTCTTCAGGCATGGACAGTTCCATGTCTATACATCGTTGGGAAATATTTGCGAATCTTCGCTATGAAAGCAGACGCCGAGCTGTCGTCCCAGGATTCGGTTGCATTCGGAGACAACTTCCAGGATGACATAGCGGCCGATTTCGAAAAGAGCGCGAAGCTTGAGGAATCGGCTCGTATAATCAACCGAATGTTCACTTTGTGTCTAAGCGACAG AGCCCCGATTGAGGAGTCGCGCAAATGGGGCATATATAATACGACAAATTTGTTGTTCAAAACTTATTTCAAG ATCAATTCTGTTTCACTTTCCAAAAACCTTCTTCGCGCGCTCAACGCTTCATCGGCAGACCTTCCAGATATGGAGGTCTTCCCCAAGTCTCACATAGTCACCTTTAAATATTATGTTGGGTTAATTCACTTTCTGGATGAGAATTATGCAGAGGTAAATAGTAGCCCCGGGCTTTGTCGGCCTCTGAGACTAACTCTTGCGTTCGGACAGGCCGAAGAGCATCTGGCGTACGCATGGAACATGTGTCACAAAGATGCAGTCAAGAACAAGGA GATGATTCTTTCTTATCTTATCCCTTGTCACCTTGTCACGACACATACTTTACCAagcaagaagcttcttgcgCCATTTCCCAGACTCGAGAAGCTGTTCCGTCCGCTTTGCAACTGTATCATGAAGGGCGATCTCAATGGCTTTGACAATGCTATGACAGCAGCGGAGGAAGAATTTGTCAAGCGGCGTATCTACCTGCCCCTCGAACGAGGACGTGATATAGCACTGCGAAACTTATTCCGAAAGGTCTTCATCGCTGGAGGATTTGAAGAACCCAAGGATGGCCAGCCGCCAATCCGACGTACACGTGTTCCCGTTGCTGAGTTTGCAGCAGCATTGAGGATAGGTACACATGCAGATGATAGATCTCGTGTTGATATCGACGAGGTTGAGTGTTTGCTATCGAACCTCATTTACAAGGTAAGTTCGCAAATATTTCTCATGTGGTCTATGCTACGCGAAAGACCATTG GGTCTTATGAAAGGCTATATTGCTCGGGAGCGCGGCATGGTGGTTTTAAGCAAGGGTGGCACTGCGTTCCCGGGAACTGGTGTTTAA